The Fragaria vesca subsp. vesca linkage group LG2, FraVesHawaii_1.0, whole genome shotgun sequence genome includes a window with the following:
- the LOC101297033 gene encoding probable disease resistance protein At5g66900-like: protein MVGIGELAAGGAVGLAFTLLYDAASTLVIKTKQFRPLLKEVIVTLDYLRPLIKQIEDGHRELDHSNESLYFYFKNQMEKGTRLINKLSKVGTWNLLKPHYSNKLVELDTSICKTIQKLTLEGVRDTQETLALVRSIDSKLKQNELHGQEQNQSGETRATAPYPPFSPIGLDKPLRELKMKLLHDDQVSMLSVTAPGGSEKTTLAQMVCHDQDVKDKFNNMIFFATVSSKPDLIGLQKSLQNFLDQTKENAALLVLDDVWPQSSGNLLEEFYHLSQGSSYKTLVTSRYSSKYGSNYDLDPLTIDEALTLLKNSTSLDYSSGTLDELMEQIVKYCKRFPLAITVVGKSLFKESIEMWKEKVIEWSKGPILEEHTLLRDCLQPSLNVLYENASEDGAIIKECFIDLASLPEDGRIPAGLLIDMWAELRSLCEDRSIVKLQQLNKHNLAKLVVTSKGNENVDSCYSEQFVTQHDLLRELALHQIRQDLEGENKRLNVLPQRLTQKKNKLKETHLLSVSTDGMFSSKWDNVHLPKAEVLILNFQTKDYALPRKMSQELKVLIVRNNGSSPAKISNLKLMSSLTTLKRVRLERISISSKSLNKKKKLKTLEKISLFMCYFAQPASKLNKKKKLKTLEKISLFMCYIAQPASNSSVRFFEALPNLVEINIEYCNDLEELPADLCGLKYLKKLVITNCHNLSSLPEDIGKLSNLEVLRLRSCTKLETSKDSLAGLKNLIFLDISDCFSIKELPKDIGQLSELRKINMRQCERLQELPTSIWDLQDTLKEVICDEETEELWEPFKMIKNLRRTVVKEEFNLRWLLGH from the exons ATGGTTGGAATTGGGGAGCTTGCTGCGGGGGGTGCTGTAGGACTAGCATTTACTTTGCTGTATGATGCCGCTAGCACGCTGGTCATCAAAACCAAGCAGTTTAGACCCCTTCTTAAAGAGGTCATAGTCACATTAGACTACTTAAGACCACTGATCAAACAGATAGAAGATGGTCACAGGGAACTGGATCACTCAAATGAAAGTCTGTATTTCTATTTCAAGAACCAAATGGAGAAGGGCACTAGGCTAATTAACAAGTTGTCCAAAGTTGGTACTTGGAATTTGCTCAAGCCTCATTACAGTAATAAGCTTGTTGAATTGGATACATCTATCTGCAAGACGATACAGAAACTAACACTGGAGGGAGTAAGGGATACACAAGAAACATTGGCTTTGGTGAGGTCTATAGACAGCAAGTTGAAGCAAAATGAGCTGCATGGTCAGGAACAAAATCAAAGTGGTGAAACTAGAGCAACAGCACCATACCCACCATTCTCCCCTATTGGATTGGATAAGCCTCTAAGGGAATTGAAGATGAAGCTTCTTCATGATGATCAAGTTTCAATGCTTTCGGTCACTGCTCCTGGAGGGTCCGAGAAAACTACTTTGGCTCAAATGGTGTGTCATGATCAAGATGTCAAAG ATAAGTTCAACAACATGATCTTCTTTGCAACTGTTTCAAGCAAACCCGACTTAATCGGGCTGCAAAAGTCTCTGCAAAATTTTTTGGACCAAACAAAAGAAAATGCTGCACTGTTGGTCTTGGACGATGTTTGGCCCCAGTCATCAGGAAACCTTCTTGAAGAGTTCTATCATCTTAGCCAAGGGTCAAGTTACAAGACTCTAGTGACATCAAGATATTCTTCAAAATATGGTTCTAATTATGATTTAGATCCGTTGACTATAGATGAGGCGTTGACTCTTCTGAAGAACTCTACATCCCTGGATTATTCCTCTGGTACTTTAGATGAACTAATGGAACAG ATAGTAAAGTACTGTAAGAGATTTCCACTTGCTATTACAGTGGTTGGAAAATCACTTTTTAAGGAGAGTATAGAGATGTGGAAAGAAAAGGTAATAGAATGGTCTAAAGGTCCTATTCTTGAAGAGCATACTCTTTTGCGTGACTGCCTCCAACCCAGCTTAAATGTTTTATATGAAAATGCGTCTGAAGATGGGGCTATCATCAAGGAATGTTTTATAGACCTTGCTTCACTTCCTGAAGATGGAAGAATCCCTGCTGGTTTGCTCATTGATATGTGGGCAGAGCTACGTAGCCTATGCGAAGATAGGTCTATTGTGAAATTACAACAACTCAACAAACATAATTTGGCCAAACTTGTTGTCACAAG CAAGGGGAATGAGAATGTGGATAGCTGCTACAGTGAACAGTTTGTTACGCAGCATGATCTGCTTAGAGAGCTGGCATTGCATCAAATTCGTCAGGACCTAGAAGGAGAGAACAAAAGGTTGAATGTTCTTCCACAACGGTTGACACAGAAGAAGAATAAGCTCAAGGAAACTCATTTGTTATCTGTATCAACAG ATGGAATGTTCTCATCAAAATGGGACAACGTGCATCTACCAAAGGCTGAGGTTCTGATTCTGAATTTTCAGACAAAGGATTATGCCTTGCCTAGAAAAATGTCCCAGGAATTGAAGGTTCTAATAGTCAGAAACAATGGTTCATCACCTGCCAAAATAAGTAATTTAAAACTCATGAGTTCTTTAACTACTTTGAAGAGAGTCAGACTAGAGCGCATTTCCATTTCTTCCAAAAGCTTGAACAAAAAGAAGAAGTTGAAAACTCTTGAGAAGATATCTTTGTTCATGTGTTACTTTGCTCAACCTGCTAGCAAGTTGAACAAAAAGAAGAAGTTGAAAACTCTTGAGAAGATATCTTTGTTCATGTGTTACATTGCTCAACCTGCTAGCAACAGTTCCGTCCGGTTTTTTGAGGCCCTGCCAAATCTGGTGGAGATAAACATCGAATATTGCAATGATTTGGAGGAATTACCTGCTGATCTCTGTGGTCTTAAGTACTTAAAGAAGCTCGTTATCACCAACTGTCATAACCTATCTTCCTTGCCTGAAGACATTGGAAAGCTGAGCAACTTAGAAGTCCTAAGGCTACGGTCTTGCACAAAGCTGGAAACTTCAAAAGACTCGCTTGCAGGCCTCAAGAACTTGATTTTTCTCGACATATCTGATTGCTTTAGCATAAAAGAGTTGCCTAAAGACATTGGTCAACTGAGCGAGTTAAGGAAGATTAACATGAGACAGTGTGAAAGATTGCAGGAACTACCTACATCAATCTGGGATCTTCAGGATACATTGAAGGAAGTGATATGTGACGAAGAGACTGAAGAGTTATGGGAACCTTTCAAAATGATCAAAAACTTGCGCAGAACAGTGGTCAAAGAAGAGTTCAACCTACGTTGGCTCCTTGGTCACTGA